A genomic segment from Callithrix jacchus isolate 240 chromosome 8, calJac240_pri, whole genome shotgun sequence encodes:
- the SALL2 gene encoding sal-like protein 2 isoform X4, whose protein sequence is MAHESGRSSRLGVPCGEPAELGGDASEEDHPQVCAKCCAQFTDPTEFLAHQNACSTDPPVMVIIGGQENPNSSSASSEPRPEGHNNPQVMDTEHSNPPDSGSSVPTDPTWGPERRGEESSGHFLVAATGVGSGHLNIPLILEELRVLQQRQIHQMQMTEQICRQVLLLGSLGQTVGAPASPSELPGTGTASSTKPLLPLFSPIKPVQTSKTLASSSTSSSSSSSSGAETPKQAFFHLYHPLGSQHPFSAGGVGRSHKPTPAPSPALPGSTDQLIASPHLAFPSTTGLLAAQCLGAARGLEATASPGLLKPKNGSGELGYGEVMGPLEKPGGRHKCRFCAKVFGSDSALQIHLRSHTGERPYKCNVCGNRFTTRGNLKVHFHRHREKYPHVQMNPHPVPEHLDYVITSSGLPYGMSVPPEKAEEEAATPGGGVERKPLVASTTALSATESLTLLSTSAGTATAPGLPAFNKFVLMKAVEPKNKADENTPPGSEGSAISGVAESSTATRMQLSKLVTSLPSWALLTNHFKSTGSFPFPYVLEPLGASPSETSKLQQLVEKIDRQGAVAVTSTASGAPATSAPAPSSSASSGPNQCVICLRVLSCPRALRLHYGQHGGERPFKCKVCGRAFSTRGNLRAHFVGHKASPAARAQNSCPICQKKFTNAVTLQQHVRMHLGGQIPNGGTVLPEGGGAAQENGSEQSTVSGAGSFPQQQSQQPSLEEELSEEEEEEDEEEEEDVTDEDSLAGRGSESGGEKAISVRGDSEEASGPEEEVGTVSAAATAGKEMDSNEKATQQSSLPPPPAPDSLDQPQPMEQGSRDVSGGKEEGGKPERSSSPASALTPEGEGTRVTLVEELSPQEAMRKEPGESSGRKACEVCGQAFPSQTALEEHQKTHPKEGPLFTCVFCRQGFLERATLKKHMLLTHHQNQYVALLLSGLPMKPWNSSSTSTTTPSRAPPVLFGLGTVAGKVPPTMGSREAKEKTAPLLFQPPARKAVPEKPIVDKK, encoded by the exons ATGGCGCACGAATCCGGGAGGAGCTCTCGTCTTGGGGTGCCCTGCGGGGAGCCGGCAGAGCTCGGAG GTGATGCTAGCGAGGAGGATCACCCCCAAGTCTGTGCCAAGTGCTGCGCACAATTCACTGACCCAACTGAATTCCTCGCCCACCAGAACGCATGTTCTACTGACCCTCCTGTAATGGTGATAATTGGGGGCCAGGAGAACCCCAACAGCTCTTCGGCCTCCTCTGAACCCCGGCCTGAGGGTCACAATAATCCTCAGGTCATGGACACAGAGCATAGCAACCCCCCCGATTCTGGGTCCTCCGTACCCACGGATCCCACCTGGggcccagagaggagaggagaggagtctTCGGGGCATTTCCTGGTCGCTGCCACAG GTGTAGGCAGCGGCCACCTGAACATCCCCCTGATTCTGGAAGAGCTACGGGTGCTACAGCAGCGGCAGATCCATCAGATGCAGATGACCGAGCAAATCTGCAGGCAGGTGCTGTTGCTTGGCTCCTTAGGTCAGACGGTGGGTGCCCCTGCCAGTCCCTCAGAGCTACCTGGGACAGGGACTGCCTCTTCCACCAAGCCCCTACTACCCCTCTTCAGCCCCATCAAGCCTGTCCAAACCAGCAAGACACTGGcatcttcctccacctcctcctcctcctcttcctcttcggGAGCAGAAACACCTAAGCAGGCCTTCTTCCACCTTTACCACCCACTGGGGTCACAGCATCCTTTTTCTGCTGGAGGGGTTGGGCGAAGCCACAAacccacccctgccccctccccagccttGCCAGGCAGCACAGATCAGTTGATTGCCTCACCTCATCTGGCATTCCCAAGTACCACGGGACTACTGGCAGCACAGTGTCTTGGGGCAGCCCGAGGCCTTGAGGCCACTGCCTCCCCAGGGCTCCTGAAGCCAAAGAATGGAAGTGGTGAGCTGGGCTATGGAGAAGTGATGGGTCCCTTGGAGAAGCCTGGTGGAAGGCACAAATGCCGCTTCTGCGCCAAAGTATTTGGCAGTGACAGTGCCCTGCAGATCCACCTTCGTTCCCACACAGGTGAGAGACCCTATAAGTGCAATGTCTGTGGAAACCGCTTTACCACCCGTGGCAACCTCAAAGTGCATTTCCACCGGCATCGTGAGAAGTACCCACATGTGCAGATGAACCCACACCCAGTACCAGAGCACCTAGACTACGTCATCACCAGCAGTGGCTTGCCTTATGGTATGTCTGTGCCACCAgagaaggctgaggaggaggcagcCACTCCAGGTGGAGGTGTTGAGCGCAAGCCTCTGGTGGCCTCCACCACAGCACTCAGTGCCACAGAGAGCCTAACTCTGCTCTCCACCAGTGCAGGCACAGCCACTGCCCCAGGACTCCCTGCTTTCAATAAGTTTGTGCTCATGAAAGCAGTGGAACCCAAGAATAAAGCTGATGAAAACACCCCCCCAGGGAGTGAGGGCTCAGCCATCAGTGGCGTGGCAGAAAGTAGCACAGCCACTCGCATGCAGCTAAGTAAGTTGGTGACTTCACTACCAAGCTGGGCACTGCTTACCAACCACTTCAAGTCCACTGGCAGCTTCCCCTTCCCCTATGTGCTAGAGCCCTTAGGGGCCTCACCCTCTGAGACATCAAAGCTGCAGCAACTGGTAGAAAAGATTGACCGACAAGGAGCCGTGGCAGTGACCTCAACTGCCTCAGGAGCCCCTGCCACCTCTGCCCCTGCACCTTCATCCTCAGCCTCTTCTGGACCTAACCAGTGTGTCATCTGTCTCCGGGTGCTTAGCTGTCCTCGGGCCCTACGCCTTCATTATGGCCAACATGGAGGTGAGAGGCCCTTCAAATGCAAAGTGTGTGGCCGAGCCTTCTCCACCAGGGGTAATCTGCGTGCACATTTCGTGGGCCACAAGGCCAGTCCAGCTGCCCGGGCACAGAACTCCTGCCCCATCTGCCAGAAGAAGTTCACCAATGCTGTCACTCTGCAGCAACATGTTCGGATGCACCTGGGAGGCCAGATCCCCAACGGTGGTACTGTACTCCCTGAAGGTGGAGGAGCTGCCCAGGAGAATGGCTCCGAGCAATCTACAGTCTCTGGGGCAGGGAGCTTCCCCCAGCAGCAGTCCCAGCAGCCATCACTGGAAGAGGAGTtgtctgaggaggaggaagaggaggatgaggaagaagaggaagatgtGACTGATGAAGACTCCCTAGCAGGGAGAGGCTCAGAGAGTGGAGGTGAGAAGGCAATATCAGTGAGAGGTGATTCAGAAGAGGCATCTGGGccagaggaggaggtggggacagTGTCAGCAGCAGCCACAGCTGGGAAGGAGATGGACAGTAATGAGAAAGCTACTCAACAGTCTtctctgccaccaccaccagcacctgACAGCCTGGATCAGCCTCAGCCAATGGAGCAGGGAAGCCGTGATGTTTCAGGAGGCAAGGAAGAGGGGGGCAAACCAGAGAGAAGCTCAAGCCCAGCATCAGCACTCACCCCAGAAGGGGAAGGCACCAGGGTGACCTTGGTGGAGGAGCTAAGTCCGCAGGAGGCAATGAGAAAGGAGCCAGGAGAGAGTAGTGGCAGAAAGGCCTGCGAAGTATGTGGCCAGGCCTTTCCCTCCCAGACAGCTCTGGAGGAGCATCAGAAGACCCACCCCAAGGAGGGGCCGCTCTTCACTTGTGTTTTCTGCAGGCAGGGCTTTCTTGAGCGGGCTACCCTCAAGAAGCATATGCTACTGACACACCACCAG
- the SALL2 gene encoding sal-like protein 2 isoform X2 → MAHESGRSSRLGVPCGEPAELGGDASEEDHPQVCAKCCAQFTDPTEFLAHQNACSTDPPVMVIIGGQENPNSSSASSEPRPEGHNNPQVMDTEHSNPPDSGSSVPTDPTWGPERRGEESSGHFLVAATGTAAGGGGGLILASPKLGATPLPPESTPAPPPPPPPPPPPGVGSGHLNIPLILEELRVLQQRQIHQMQMTEQICRQVLLLGSLGQTVGAPASPSELPGTGTASSTKPLLPLFSPIKPVQTSKTLASSSTSSSSSSSSGAETPKQAFFHLYHPLGSQHPFSAGGVGRSHKPTPAPSPALPGSTDQLIASPHLAFPSTTGLLAAQCLGAARGLEATASPGLLKPKNGSGELGYGEVMGPLEKPGGRHKCRFCAKVFGSDSALQIHLRSHTGERPYKCNVCGNRFTTRGNLKVHFHRHREKYPHVQMNPHPVPEHLDYVITSSGLPYGMSVPPEKAEEEAATPGGGVERKPLVASTTALSATESLTLLSTSAGTATAPGLPAFNKFVLMKAVEPKNKADENTPPGSEGSAISGVAESSTATRMQLSKLVTSLPSWALLTNHFKSTGSFPFPYVLEPLGASPSETSKLQQLVEKIDRQGAVAVTSTASGAPATSAPAPSSSASSGPNQCVICLRVLSCPRALRLHYGQHGGERPFKCKVCGRAFSTRGNLRAHFVGHKASPAARAQNSCPICQKKFTNAVTLQQHVRMHLGGQIPNGGTVLPEGGGAAQENGSEQSTVSGAGSFPQQQSQQPSLEEELSEEEEEEDEEEEEDVTDEDSLAGRGSESGGEKAISVRGDSEEASGPEEEVGTVSAAATAGKEMDSNEKATQQSSLPPPPAPDSLDQPQPMEQGSRDVSGGKEEGGKPERSSSPASALTPEGEGTRVTLVEELSPQEAMRKEPGESSGRKACEVCGQAFPSQTALEEHQKTHPKEGPLFTCVFCRQGFLERATLKKHMLLTHHQNQYVALLLSGLPMKPWNSSSTSTTTPSRAPPVLFGLGTVAGKVPPTMGSREAKEKTAPLLFQPPARKAVPEKPIVDKK, encoded by the exons ATGGCGCACGAATCCGGGAGGAGCTCTCGTCTTGGGGTGCCCTGCGGGGAGCCGGCAGAGCTCGGAG GTGATGCTAGCGAGGAGGATCACCCCCAAGTCTGTGCCAAGTGCTGCGCACAATTCACTGACCCAACTGAATTCCTCGCCCACCAGAACGCATGTTCTACTGACCCTCCTGTAATGGTGATAATTGGGGGCCAGGAGAACCCCAACAGCTCTTCGGCCTCCTCTGAACCCCGGCCTGAGGGTCACAATAATCCTCAGGTCATGGACACAGAGCATAGCAACCCCCCCGATTCTGGGTCCTCCGTACCCACGGATCCCACCTGGggcccagagaggagaggagaggagtctTCGGGGCATTTCCTGGTCGCTGCCACAGGTACAGCGGCTGGGGGAGGCGGGGGCCTGATCTTGGCCAGTCCAAAGCTGGGAGCAACCCCATTACCTCCAGAATCGACCCCTgcaccccctcctcctccaccacccccTCCGCCCCCAGGTGTAGGCAGCGGCCACCTGAACATCCCCCTGATTCTGGAAGAGCTACGGGTGCTACAGCAGCGGCAGATCCATCAGATGCAGATGACCGAGCAAATCTGCAGGCAGGTGCTGTTGCTTGGCTCCTTAGGTCAGACGGTGGGTGCCCCTGCCAGTCCCTCAGAGCTACCTGGGACAGGGACTGCCTCTTCCACCAAGCCCCTACTACCCCTCTTCAGCCCCATCAAGCCTGTCCAAACCAGCAAGACACTGGcatcttcctccacctcctcctcctcctcttcctcttcggGAGCAGAAACACCTAAGCAGGCCTTCTTCCACCTTTACCACCCACTGGGGTCACAGCATCCTTTTTCTGCTGGAGGGGTTGGGCGAAGCCACAAacccacccctgccccctccccagccttGCCAGGCAGCACAGATCAGTTGATTGCCTCACCTCATCTGGCATTCCCAAGTACCACGGGACTACTGGCAGCACAGTGTCTTGGGGCAGCCCGAGGCCTTGAGGCCACTGCCTCCCCAGGGCTCCTGAAGCCAAAGAATGGAAGTGGTGAGCTGGGCTATGGAGAAGTGATGGGTCCCTTGGAGAAGCCTGGTGGAAGGCACAAATGCCGCTTCTGCGCCAAAGTATTTGGCAGTGACAGTGCCCTGCAGATCCACCTTCGTTCCCACACAGGTGAGAGACCCTATAAGTGCAATGTCTGTGGAAACCGCTTTACCACCCGTGGCAACCTCAAAGTGCATTTCCACCGGCATCGTGAGAAGTACCCACATGTGCAGATGAACCCACACCCAGTACCAGAGCACCTAGACTACGTCATCACCAGCAGTGGCTTGCCTTATGGTATGTCTGTGCCACCAgagaaggctgaggaggaggcagcCACTCCAGGTGGAGGTGTTGAGCGCAAGCCTCTGGTGGCCTCCACCACAGCACTCAGTGCCACAGAGAGCCTAACTCTGCTCTCCACCAGTGCAGGCACAGCCACTGCCCCAGGACTCCCTGCTTTCAATAAGTTTGTGCTCATGAAAGCAGTGGAACCCAAGAATAAAGCTGATGAAAACACCCCCCCAGGGAGTGAGGGCTCAGCCATCAGTGGCGTGGCAGAAAGTAGCACAGCCACTCGCATGCAGCTAAGTAAGTTGGTGACTTCACTACCAAGCTGGGCACTGCTTACCAACCACTTCAAGTCCACTGGCAGCTTCCCCTTCCCCTATGTGCTAGAGCCCTTAGGGGCCTCACCCTCTGAGACATCAAAGCTGCAGCAACTGGTAGAAAAGATTGACCGACAAGGAGCCGTGGCAGTGACCTCAACTGCCTCAGGAGCCCCTGCCACCTCTGCCCCTGCACCTTCATCCTCAGCCTCTTCTGGACCTAACCAGTGTGTCATCTGTCTCCGGGTGCTTAGCTGTCCTCGGGCCCTACGCCTTCATTATGGCCAACATGGAGGTGAGAGGCCCTTCAAATGCAAAGTGTGTGGCCGAGCCTTCTCCACCAGGGGTAATCTGCGTGCACATTTCGTGGGCCACAAGGCCAGTCCAGCTGCCCGGGCACAGAACTCCTGCCCCATCTGCCAGAAGAAGTTCACCAATGCTGTCACTCTGCAGCAACATGTTCGGATGCACCTGGGAGGCCAGATCCCCAACGGTGGTACTGTACTCCCTGAAGGTGGAGGAGCTGCCCAGGAGAATGGCTCCGAGCAATCTACAGTCTCTGGGGCAGGGAGCTTCCCCCAGCAGCAGTCCCAGCAGCCATCACTGGAAGAGGAGTtgtctgaggaggaggaagaggaggatgaggaagaagaggaagatgtGACTGATGAAGACTCCCTAGCAGGGAGAGGCTCAGAGAGTGGAGGTGAGAAGGCAATATCAGTGAGAGGTGATTCAGAAGAGGCATCTGGGccagaggaggaggtggggacagTGTCAGCAGCAGCCACAGCTGGGAAGGAGATGGACAGTAATGAGAAAGCTACTCAACAGTCTtctctgccaccaccaccagcacctgACAGCCTGGATCAGCCTCAGCCAATGGAGCAGGGAAGCCGTGATGTTTCAGGAGGCAAGGAAGAGGGGGGCAAACCAGAGAGAAGCTCAAGCCCAGCATCAGCACTCACCCCAGAAGGGGAAGGCACCAGGGTGACCTTGGTGGAGGAGCTAAGTCCGCAGGAGGCAATGAGAAAGGAGCCAGGAGAGAGTAGTGGCAGAAAGGCCTGCGAAGTATGTGGCCAGGCCTTTCCCTCCCAGACAGCTCTGGAGGAGCATCAGAAGACCCACCCCAAGGAGGGGCCGCTCTTCACTTGTGTTTTCTGCAGGCAGGGCTTTCTTGAGCGGGCTACCCTCAAGAAGCATATGCTACTGACACACCACCAG
- the SALL2 gene encoding sal-like protein 2 isoform X1, which translates to MSRRKQRKPQQLISDCEGPSASENGDASEEDHPQVCAKCCAQFTDPTEFLAHQNACSTDPPVMVIIGGQENPNSSSASSEPRPEGHNNPQVMDTEHSNPPDSGSSVPTDPTWGPERRGEESSGHFLVAATGTAAGGGGGLILASPKLGATPLPPESTPAPPPPPPPPPPPGVGSGHLNIPLILEELRVLQQRQIHQMQMTEQICRQVLLLGSLGQTVGAPASPSELPGTGTASSTKPLLPLFSPIKPVQTSKTLASSSTSSSSSSSSGAETPKQAFFHLYHPLGSQHPFSAGGVGRSHKPTPAPSPALPGSTDQLIASPHLAFPSTTGLLAAQCLGAARGLEATASPGLLKPKNGSGELGYGEVMGPLEKPGGRHKCRFCAKVFGSDSALQIHLRSHTGERPYKCNVCGNRFTTRGNLKVHFHRHREKYPHVQMNPHPVPEHLDYVITSSGLPYGMSVPPEKAEEEAATPGGGVERKPLVASTTALSATESLTLLSTSAGTATAPGLPAFNKFVLMKAVEPKNKADENTPPGSEGSAISGVAESSTATRMQLSKLVTSLPSWALLTNHFKSTGSFPFPYVLEPLGASPSETSKLQQLVEKIDRQGAVAVTSTASGAPATSAPAPSSSASSGPNQCVICLRVLSCPRALRLHYGQHGGERPFKCKVCGRAFSTRGNLRAHFVGHKASPAARAQNSCPICQKKFTNAVTLQQHVRMHLGGQIPNGGTVLPEGGGAAQENGSEQSTVSGAGSFPQQQSQQPSLEEELSEEEEEEDEEEEEDVTDEDSLAGRGSESGGEKAISVRGDSEEASGPEEEVGTVSAAATAGKEMDSNEKATQQSSLPPPPAPDSLDQPQPMEQGSRDVSGGKEEGGKPERSSSPASALTPEGEGTRVTLVEELSPQEAMRKEPGESSGRKACEVCGQAFPSQTALEEHQKTHPKEGPLFTCVFCRQGFLERATLKKHMLLTHHQNQYVALLLSGLPMKPWNSSSTSTTTPSRAPPVLFGLGTVAGKVPPTMGSREAKEKTAPLLFQPPARKAVPEKPIVDKK; encoded by the coding sequence GTGATGCTAGCGAGGAGGATCACCCCCAAGTCTGTGCCAAGTGCTGCGCACAATTCACTGACCCAACTGAATTCCTCGCCCACCAGAACGCATGTTCTACTGACCCTCCTGTAATGGTGATAATTGGGGGCCAGGAGAACCCCAACAGCTCTTCGGCCTCCTCTGAACCCCGGCCTGAGGGTCACAATAATCCTCAGGTCATGGACACAGAGCATAGCAACCCCCCCGATTCTGGGTCCTCCGTACCCACGGATCCCACCTGGggcccagagaggagaggagaggagtctTCGGGGCATTTCCTGGTCGCTGCCACAGGTACAGCGGCTGGGGGAGGCGGGGGCCTGATCTTGGCCAGTCCAAAGCTGGGAGCAACCCCATTACCTCCAGAATCGACCCCTgcaccccctcctcctccaccacccccTCCGCCCCCAGGTGTAGGCAGCGGCCACCTGAACATCCCCCTGATTCTGGAAGAGCTACGGGTGCTACAGCAGCGGCAGATCCATCAGATGCAGATGACCGAGCAAATCTGCAGGCAGGTGCTGTTGCTTGGCTCCTTAGGTCAGACGGTGGGTGCCCCTGCCAGTCCCTCAGAGCTACCTGGGACAGGGACTGCCTCTTCCACCAAGCCCCTACTACCCCTCTTCAGCCCCATCAAGCCTGTCCAAACCAGCAAGACACTGGcatcttcctccacctcctcctcctcctcttcctcttcggGAGCAGAAACACCTAAGCAGGCCTTCTTCCACCTTTACCACCCACTGGGGTCACAGCATCCTTTTTCTGCTGGAGGGGTTGGGCGAAGCCACAAacccacccctgccccctccccagccttGCCAGGCAGCACAGATCAGTTGATTGCCTCACCTCATCTGGCATTCCCAAGTACCACGGGACTACTGGCAGCACAGTGTCTTGGGGCAGCCCGAGGCCTTGAGGCCACTGCCTCCCCAGGGCTCCTGAAGCCAAAGAATGGAAGTGGTGAGCTGGGCTATGGAGAAGTGATGGGTCCCTTGGAGAAGCCTGGTGGAAGGCACAAATGCCGCTTCTGCGCCAAAGTATTTGGCAGTGACAGTGCCCTGCAGATCCACCTTCGTTCCCACACAGGTGAGAGACCCTATAAGTGCAATGTCTGTGGAAACCGCTTTACCACCCGTGGCAACCTCAAAGTGCATTTCCACCGGCATCGTGAGAAGTACCCACATGTGCAGATGAACCCACACCCAGTACCAGAGCACCTAGACTACGTCATCACCAGCAGTGGCTTGCCTTATGGTATGTCTGTGCCACCAgagaaggctgaggaggaggcagcCACTCCAGGTGGAGGTGTTGAGCGCAAGCCTCTGGTGGCCTCCACCACAGCACTCAGTGCCACAGAGAGCCTAACTCTGCTCTCCACCAGTGCAGGCACAGCCACTGCCCCAGGACTCCCTGCTTTCAATAAGTTTGTGCTCATGAAAGCAGTGGAACCCAAGAATAAAGCTGATGAAAACACCCCCCCAGGGAGTGAGGGCTCAGCCATCAGTGGCGTGGCAGAAAGTAGCACAGCCACTCGCATGCAGCTAAGTAAGTTGGTGACTTCACTACCAAGCTGGGCACTGCTTACCAACCACTTCAAGTCCACTGGCAGCTTCCCCTTCCCCTATGTGCTAGAGCCCTTAGGGGCCTCACCCTCTGAGACATCAAAGCTGCAGCAACTGGTAGAAAAGATTGACCGACAAGGAGCCGTGGCAGTGACCTCAACTGCCTCAGGAGCCCCTGCCACCTCTGCCCCTGCACCTTCATCCTCAGCCTCTTCTGGACCTAACCAGTGTGTCATCTGTCTCCGGGTGCTTAGCTGTCCTCGGGCCCTACGCCTTCATTATGGCCAACATGGAGGTGAGAGGCCCTTCAAATGCAAAGTGTGTGGCCGAGCCTTCTCCACCAGGGGTAATCTGCGTGCACATTTCGTGGGCCACAAGGCCAGTCCAGCTGCCCGGGCACAGAACTCCTGCCCCATCTGCCAGAAGAAGTTCACCAATGCTGTCACTCTGCAGCAACATGTTCGGATGCACCTGGGAGGCCAGATCCCCAACGGTGGTACTGTACTCCCTGAAGGTGGAGGAGCTGCCCAGGAGAATGGCTCCGAGCAATCTACAGTCTCTGGGGCAGGGAGCTTCCCCCAGCAGCAGTCCCAGCAGCCATCACTGGAAGAGGAGTtgtctgaggaggaggaagaggaggatgaggaagaagaggaagatgtGACTGATGAAGACTCCCTAGCAGGGAGAGGCTCAGAGAGTGGAGGTGAGAAGGCAATATCAGTGAGAGGTGATTCAGAAGAGGCATCTGGGccagaggaggaggtggggacagTGTCAGCAGCAGCCACAGCTGGGAAGGAGATGGACAGTAATGAGAAAGCTACTCAACAGTCTtctctgccaccaccaccagcacctgACAGCCTGGATCAGCCTCAGCCAATGGAGCAGGGAAGCCGTGATGTTTCAGGAGGCAAGGAAGAGGGGGGCAAACCAGAGAGAAGCTCAAGCCCAGCATCAGCACTCACCCCAGAAGGGGAAGGCACCAGGGTGACCTTGGTGGAGGAGCTAAGTCCGCAGGAGGCAATGAGAAAGGAGCCAGGAGAGAGTAGTGGCAGAAAGGCCTGCGAAGTATGTGGCCAGGCCTTTCCCTCCCAGACAGCTCTGGAGGAGCATCAGAAGACCCACCCCAAGGAGGGGCCGCTCTTCACTTGTGTTTTCTGCAGGCAGGGCTTTCTTGAGCGGGCTACCCTCAAGAAGCATATGCTACTGACACACCACCAG